A single Parabacteroides timonensis DNA region contains:
- a CDS encoding efflux RND transporter periplasmic adaptor subunit encodes MDIQLEKKRGIQKKHLPYVAGGVLFLVLVGWIIFGDHASTLKVDARGISIGNVTREQFNDFVRVDGQVQPITVVQLSPEEGGIVQEKVVEEGAQVKKGDVIVRLSNSGLDLQILDAEAQLAEKQNFLRNTQVAMEQDKLSNQLEKAQLDVDMNRARRAYHQQQKLYEESLIAKEDYLKAKEDYELSTKKYGLVVERLRQDSISRTIQMEEMETSLANMRRNIQLVHERKEHLNVRSQIDGELGLLDVVLGQNVSAGLKIGQINDLSDYKIEAMIDEHYIDRVKPGLNAAFDRQGTSFDLAVRKVYPEVRDGKFRTDFVFTGERPDNIRSGQTYYISLYLGQPTESIIIPRGTFFQSTGGSWIFVLDKDGKKAYRRKIKIGRQNPQFYEVTEGLEAGEKVIVSSYESYKDNEVLILE; translated from the coding sequence ATGGATATTCAATTAGAAAAGAAAAGAGGCATTCAGAAGAAACATTTACCTTATGTGGCAGGTGGCGTTTTATTCCTTGTATTGGTCGGCTGGATCATTTTCGGCGATCATGCATCGACACTGAAAGTAGATGCCCGCGGTATCAGTATCGGTAATGTAACCCGCGAACAGTTCAATGATTTCGTCCGTGTAGACGGACAGGTACAACCGATCACAGTCGTGCAGCTGAGCCCGGAAGAAGGGGGTATCGTGCAGGAGAAAGTAGTGGAAGAAGGAGCCCAGGTAAAGAAAGGAGATGTTATTGTCCGTCTTTCCAATTCAGGCCTCGATCTTCAGATCCTGGATGCAGAAGCACAGTTGGCTGAAAAACAGAACTTCCTTCGTAATACCCAGGTTGCCATGGAACAGGATAAGTTAAGCAACCAACTGGAAAAAGCTCAGCTGGATGTAGATATGAACCGTGCCCGTCGTGCTTATCATCAACAACAGAAATTGTATGAAGAAAGCCTGATTGCCAAAGAAGATTATCTTAAAGCTAAAGAAGACTACGAACTGTCTACCAAGAAATATGGTCTGGTTGTGGAACGCCTTCGCCAGGATTCGATCTCCCGTACGATCCAGATGGAAGAGATGGAAACCAGTTTGGCTAATATGCGTCGTAATATCCAATTGGTACACGAACGTAAGGAGCACCTGAATGTACGTTCACAGATCGACGGTGAACTCGGTTTGCTGGATGTCGTATTAGGACAGAACGTATCTGCTGGTTTGAAGATCGGCCAGATCAACGACCTTTCCGATTATAAGATCGAAGCAATGATCGACGAACATTACATCGACCGTGTTAAACCGGGATTGAATGCTGCATTCGATCGTCAGGGTACAAGCTTCGACCTGGCCGTACGTAAGGTTTATCCGGAGGTACGCGACGGTAAATTCCGTACAGACTTTGTTTTTACTGGCGAACGTCCTGATAATATCCGTAGCGGACAGACTTATTATATCAGTCTGTACCTAGGACAACCGACCGAAAGTATCATCATTCCGCGTGGAACGTTCTTCCAGAGCACCGGTGGTAGCTGGATTTTCGTACTCGACAAAGATGGAAAGAAAGCTTATCGTCGCAAGATCAAGATCGGCCGTCAGAACCCGCAGTTCTACGAAGTAACAGAAGGTTTGGAAGCAGGAGAAAAGGTTATCGTATCGAGCTATGAAAGCTATAAGGATAACGAAGTCCTGATATTGGAATAA
- a CDS encoding TolC family protein: protein MKQIILTSVLSFSLATVAVAQEKLWTMDECMHYAVENSPKVKKQAYTSDSYKAELNSAVASFFPSMSASVGAKYGFGRSIDPKTNAYNNTSTFNNGYGVDVSIPIFNGGQLVNQWRMAKTNRQLGMNDIQKEKDDLAINTMIAFMDVVYYQGTVKLAAEQLEENSRILYKTRRQEELGLKGKADVAQIEAQVAANDYNLTHQQNLLNTALLTLKQNMNFPSDMELDVDTLLLDKSYATMMESIDEIYGYASDNNPVALQAKLQLKSYKMQYLMAKGRLLPSISFSAGISTNYFEDLKVDKTAEGYEPSPSFGSQFKNNRGEYISFNLSFPLFDGLSRLTNVRKARNSVRIAQEQQTEVLRQLQTAIEQAVLDREGYAKETIQMQKKAEADEIAYQVTYRKFEEGLMSPIDLQTSANTLLLSKADLLQRKLMYLMKCKLVDYYKGKPLIEGVN from the coding sequence ATGAAACAGATAATATTGACATCGGTTCTTTCGTTTAGCCTGGCAACAGTTGCCGTGGCCCAGGAAAAACTCTGGACAATGGATGAATGTATGCATTACGCCGTAGAAAACAGTCCTAAGGTAAAAAAGCAAGCTTATACAAGCGACTCTTATAAGGCTGAATTAAATTCGGCAGTAGCTTCATTTTTCCCGTCTATGAGTGCAAGTGTAGGAGCAAAGTATGGTTTTGGACGTTCTATCGACCCCAAGACAAATGCTTATAATAATACTTCTACCTTTAATAATGGATATGGAGTAGATGTTTCTATTCCTATCTTTAATGGTGGACAGTTGGTAAACCAGTGGCGAATGGCAAAAACAAATCGTCAGTTGGGAATGAACGATATCCAAAAAGAAAAGGATGATTTGGCAATCAATACGATGATTGCTTTTATGGATGTGGTATATTATCAAGGGACAGTAAAATTGGCTGCTGAACAATTGGAAGAGAACAGCCGGATCCTGTATAAAACCCGTCGCCAAGAAGAGCTGGGGCTGAAAGGAAAAGCAGATGTGGCACAGATCGAAGCTCAGGTGGCGGCAAACGATTATAATTTGACTCATCAACAGAACTTGCTTAATACAGCTTTATTGACTTTAAAACAAAATATGAATTTCCCTTCGGATATGGAGTTGGATGTCGATACTCTGCTGCTCGATAAATCGTATGCAACCATGATGGAGTCTATAGACGAGATTTACGGTTATGCATCCGATAATAATCCGGTTGCCTTACAGGCCAAACTGCAATTGAAATCGTATAAGATGCAATATCTGATGGCTAAAGGCCGACTGCTGCCTAGTATCTCTTTCAGTGCAGGTATTTCTACGAATTACTTTGAAGATTTAAAAGTAGACAAAACTGCTGAGGGCTACGAACCGTCTCCTTCATTTGGTAGTCAGTTCAAGAACAACCGTGGTGAATATATCTCTTTTAACCTGAGTTTCCCGCTTTTTGACGGTTTGAGCCGTTTGACCAATGTGCGTAAAGCACGTAATAGTGTCCGTATCGCCCAGGAACAACAAACCGAAGTGCTTCGCCAGTTGCAGACAGCCATCGAACAGGCTGTTCTCGACCGCGAAGGGTATGCCAAAGAAACAATCCAGATGCAAAAGAAAGCGGAAGCTGACGAAATCGCATACCAGGTTACCTACCGTAAGTTCGAGGAAGGTCTGATGAGTCCGATCGATTTGCAAACCAGTGCCAATACACTACTCTTGTCGAAAGCAGACCTGTTGCAACGGAAACTGATGTATCTGATGAAATGCAAACTGGTTGACTATTATAAAGGTAAACCTTTGATTGAAGGCGTAAACTAA